A section of the Phaseolus vulgaris cultivar G19833 chromosome 8, P. vulgaris v2.0, whole genome shotgun sequence genome encodes:
- the LOC137825655 gene encoding serine/threonine-protein kinase STN8, chloroplastic-like isoform X2, whose amino-acid sequence MASLLPTTATTLQHNRTICFSPLKLTIPITISFSTNRFKSSSGKCNAVFGNIPKDLLETTFHVDHFSVFQSLLVKFQNVTEDLSDLQRWGFVILAGLTWAYLTARPGVLVGAIDAFLLAPMQLVLDSVFGRRNLKSTDFLIGDKLGEGSFGIVYSGVLVPKNVDVQEWMQKNGRGKVTKLDAKSKDKVILKKVKVGIEGAEEFGDFEEWFNYRLSRAAPETCAKFLGSFVADKANSQFTKGLSTSQGRRSLADYMADQSFPSNLESTMFGRVLQGVDSSKRNALIIKQIMRQIITSLKKIHDTGIVHRDLKPANLVVTERGQIKLIDFGAATDLRIGKNYVPNRTPLDRDYCPPELYVLPEETTSLPPEPIAAFLSPVMWQLNSPDLFDMYSAGIVLLQIAIPTLRSSAALKNFNLEIRTCGYDLNKWRASTRMRSDFQILDSDSRRGWDLATKLISKRGSQLRGRLSAAAALRHPYFLLGGDQAAAVLSKLSF is encoded by the exons ATGGCTTCTCTGCTTCCTACAACCGCAACAACACTTCAACATAATCGCACCATCTGCTTCTCTCCTCTCAAACTCACCATCCCAATTACCATTTCCTTCTCAACAAACCGTTTCAAGAGTAGCTCTGGAAAGTGCAATGCAGTTTTTGGTAACATTCCCAAAGACTTGTTGGAGACCACTTTTCACGTGGACCACTTTTCTGTCTTCCAATCACTGTTAGTGAAGTTTCAGAATGTAACTGAAGATTTATCAGACTTGCAGAGGTGGGGGTTTGTGATACTTGCAGGGCTGACATGGGCCTATTTAACTGCAAGGCCGGGTGTTCTTGTCGGCGCCATTGATGCATTCCTTTTGGCCCCTATGCAACTGGTTTTGGACAGTGTATTTGGAAGGAGAAATCTCAAGAGTACTGATTTTCTTATTGGAGATAAACTAGGAGAAGGGTCATTTGGTATTGTTTATTCAGGTGTTTTGGTCCCAAAGAATGTGGATGTACAAGAGTGGATGCAAAAAAATGGAAGAGGCAAGGTCACAAAGTTGGATGCCAAATCTAAGGATAAAGTCATTCTTAAAAAG GTAAAGGTTGGAATTGAAGGGGCAGAGGAATTTGGTGATTTTGAGGAGTGGTTCAATTACAGACTCTCTAGAGCAGCTCCTGAAACATGTGCTAAGTTTCTTGGAAGTTTTGTAGCTGACAAAGCCAATTCACAGTTCACAAAAG GGTTGTCCACATCACAGGGAAGGCGCTCTCTTGCTGATTACATGGCtgatcaaagcttcccatcaaACTTAGAGTCTACCATGTTTGGACGTGTCTTGCAGGGTGTAGACTCTTCAAAACGAAATGCATTGATCATCAAGCAAATAATGCGACAGATCATTACTTCTCTTAAGAAAATTCACGACACTGGAATTGTTCATAGGGATCTTAAGCCTGCCAACTTGGTAGTTACCGAACGGGGGCAGATTAAACTCATCGATTTTGGTGCTGCAACAGACCTTAGAATTGGAAAGAATTATGTTCCCAATCGTACCCCTTTGGATCGTGACTACTGTCCCCCTGAATTGTATGTTCTACCAGAAGAAACCACGAGTCTTCCACCAGAGCCAATTGCAGCTTTCCTTTCACCAGTCATGTGGCAG TTAAACAGTCCTGATCTGTTTGATATGTATTCTGCTGGGATTGTACTCTTACAAATAGCAATTCCAACCTTAAGGTCTTCAGCTGCTTTGAAGAACTTCAATTTGGAGATAAGAACATGTGGATATGATTTAAACAAATGGAGAGCGTCTACTCGCATGAGGTCTGACTTCCAAATTCTTGATAGTGACTCTAGAAGAGGTTGGGACTTGGCAACAAAGCTTATCTCCAAGAGAGGTTCCCAATTAAGAGGACGTTTATCTGCTGCTGCTGCTTTGAGGCATCCTTATTTCCTTCTGGGTGGGGATCAGGCCGCCGCAGTCCTTTCAAAACTAAGCTTTTAA
- the LOC137826979 gene encoding serine/threonine-protein kinase AtPK2/AtPK19-like, whose translation MVSSQFSGFTKGGYKPSQAHLLFPANLPDTVNTEHIELDFSDVFGPVTVDLNNTGESVEEVNELVYDDPPVIYTRSHSLVGPSSCVSQSLKLSKLTIHETEDSLELVDYVDGEAIKDIKESSFVEESLKDEDGNLMKSQGVGIEDFEILKVVGQGAFAKVYQVRKKGTSEIYAMKVMRKDKIMEKNHTEYMKAERDIWTKLEHPFVVQLRYSFQTKYRLYLVLDFVNGGHLFFQLYHQGLFREDLARIYTAEIVSAVSHLHSNGIMHRDLKPENILLDADGHVMLTDFGLAKQFEESTRSNSMCGTLEYMAPEIILGKGHDKAADWWSVGVLLFEMLTGKPPFCGGSRDKIQNKIVKDKMKLPAFLSSEAHSLLKALLQKEATKRLGFGPRGVEEIKGHKWFKPINWRKLEVREIQPSFRPEVAGTHCVANFEKRWTDMPLEDSPAASPNGGNPFKDFSYVRPAPSFLQRNSPAY comes from the exons ATGGTTTCCTCTCAGTTTTCTGGTTTTACAAAGGGCGGTTACAAACCGTCACAGGCTCATTTACTCTTTCCTGCAAACCTTCCTGATACTGTTAACACAGAGCATATTGAGCTAGATTTCTCTGATGTCTTTGGCCCAGTTACTGTAGATTTGAACAACACTGGTGAATCTGTAGAAGAAGTGAATGAGCTGGTTTATGATGACCCACCAGTCATTTACACCCGATCTCATTCTCTGGTTGGCCCTTCATCGTGTGTTAGTCAATCACTTAAGCTTAGCAAACTCACCATACATGAGACTGAGGATTCCTTGGAACTAGTGGATTATGTTGATGGAGAGGCCATTAAGGACATCAAAGAATCTTCCTTTGTTGAAGAGTCTTTGAAAGATGAAGACGGGAATCTCATGAAAAGCCAAGGAGTGGGCATTGAagattttgagattttgaagGTTGTGGGGCAGGGTGCATTTGCTAAAGTATATCAGGTGAGGAAAAAGGGTACTTCAGAAATATATGCTATGAAGGTTATGCGGAAGGACAAGATTATGGAGAAGAACCATACTGAATACATGAAAGCTGAGAGGGATATTTGGACAAAGTTAGAACACCCTTTTGTTGTTCAACTCAGATACTCTTTTCAG ACAAAATACAGACTGTATCTTGTGCTTGATTTTGTAAACGGGGGCCATCTCTTCTTCCAGCTTTATCACCAAGGCCTTTTCAG AGAGGATCTAGCACGCATATACACTGCTGAGATTGTTTCTGCAGTTTCTCATCTCCATTCAAATGGAATAATGCACAGGGATCTAAAGCCTGAAAATATTCTACTGGACGCTGATGGCCAT GTTATGTTGACTGATTTTGGTTTAGCAAAACAATTTGAAGAGAGTACAAGATCAAATTCGATGTGTGGTACATTAGAGTACATGGCACCTGAAATTATTCTTGGCAAAGGCCATGATAAGGCTGCTGATTGGTGGAGCGTAGGTGTTCTACTGTTTGAGATGCTTACTGGAAAG CCGCCTTTCTGTGGTGGGAGCCGTGACAAAATTCAGAATAAGATAGTTAAAGACAAGATGAAGCTGCCAGCATTTTTGTCAAGTGAAGCACATTCACTATTGAAAGCG CTGCTACAGAAGGAAGCAACGAAGCGCTTAGGTTTTGGACCCCGGGGGGTTGAGGAAATTAAAGGACACAAGTGGTTTAAACCAATCAATTGGAGAAAGTTGGAAGTACGAGAAATCCAGCCAAGCTTTAGGCCAGAGGTAGCTGGTACGCACTGTGTTGCCAACTTTGAGAAGCGGTGGACTGATATGCCTCTTGAGGACTCTCCAGCTGCCAGCCCAAATGGTGGAAACCCCTTTAAGGACTTCTCTTATGTGAGGCCTGCGCCCTCTTTTCTTCAGAGGAATAGCCCTGCTTACTAA
- the LOC137825657 gene encoding mannan endo-1,4-beta-mannosidase 6-like — translation MEIFGVRIISLVLFLVLTKNLSSNAFGGSMKDEEALMEGNNEMENSISNYGEMRGVKDDDWQMVQKKGNQFVVNDKPFYVNGFNTYWLMVFAADESTRGKVTEVFKQASSVGMTVCRTWAFNDGQWRALQKSPSVYDEEVFKALDFVVSEAKKYKIRLILSLTNNWEAYGGKAQYVKWGNAAGLNLTSDDDFFSHPTLRSYYKSHVKTVLNRVNTFTNITYKEDPTIFAWELMNEPRCTSDPTGDKLQDWIQEMAFQVKKIDPKHLVEVGLEGFYGPSTPQRTQFNPNTYATQVGTDFIRNHQALGVDFASVHIYADSWISQQIADSHLSFIKSWMEAHIEDAEKHLGMPVVFAEFGVSSKDPGYNSSYRDTVISSVYNTILNSTKKGGSGAGSLLWQFFPDGTDNMDDGYAIVLSKSPSTSSIIQLQSTRLALFNSLCNTKCNWGCKKKKLLNKILYHDEL, via the exons ATGGAGATATTTGGTGTTCGCATTATTTCTTTGGTACTTTTCTTGGTGCTTACTAAAAATTTAAGTTCCAATGCTTTTGGAGGGAGTATGAAGGATGAGGAAGCACTCATGGAAGGCAACAATGAAATGGAAAATTCTATCTCAAATTATGG AGAAATGAGGGGCGTGAAAGATGATGATTGGCAGATGGTGCAAAAGAAGGGAAACCAATTTGTGGTGAATGACAAACCTTTCTATGTCAATGGATTCAACACATATTGGCTTATGGTATTTGCTGCAGATGAGTCCACCAGAGGAAAGGTCACTGAGGTGTTCAAGCAGGCATCCTCAGTGGGTATGACAGTTTGTAGGACATGGGCCTTCAATGATGGCCAATGGCGTGCCCTACAGAAATCTCCATCAGTTTATGATGAAGAAGTCTTCAAG GCCCTGGACTTTGTGGTAAGTGAAGCAAAGAAATACAAAATCAGGCTTATATTATCATTGACTAACAACTGGGAGGCATATGGAGGCAAAGCGCAATATGTGAAATGGGGCAATGCTGCTGGCCTTAACTTGACCTCTGATGATGACTTCTTCTCACATCCAACTCTTAGAAGCTACTACAAGTCCCATGTTAAG ACTGTGCTCAATAGAGTTAACACATTCACAAACATCACTTACAAGGAGGATCCAACAATTTTTGCTTGGGAATTGATGAATGAGCCTCGTTGCACCTCAGATCCCACAGGTGACAAGTTACAG GACTGGATTCAAGAAATGGCATTCCAAGTGAAGAAAATTGATCCAAAACACCTAGTAGAGGTTGGACTAGAAGGATTTTATGGCCCATCAACACCTCAGAGAACTCAGTTCAATCCCAATACATATGCTACACAGGTTGGAACTGATTTTATAAGAAACCACCAGGCTCTTGGTGTGGACTTCGCTTCTGTTCATATATATGCTGACTCTTG GATTTCACAACAAATTGCTGATTCTCATCTCTCATTTATAAAATCATGGATGGAAGCCCATATAGAGGATGCTGAAAAGCATCTTGGAATGCCAGTTGTTTTTGCTGAGTTTGGTGTATCTTCCAAAGACCCTGGCTACAATTCATCATACCGAGATACAGTCATAAGTAGTGTGTACAATACCATCCTAAACTCCACAAAGAAAGGAGGGAGTGGGGCTGGAAGCCTTTTGTGGCAATTTTTTCCTGATGGAACTGATAACATGGATGATGGGTATGCAATTGTTCTCTCAAAATCTCCTTCCACCTCAAGCATCATACAACTTCAATCCACTAGACTTGCTCTGTTCAATTCCTTGTGCAATACTAAATGCAATTGGGGATGTAAGAAGAAAAAGTTGTTGAACAAAATACTCTATCACGATGAACTGTAA
- the LOC137825655 gene encoding serine/threonine-protein kinase STN8, chloroplastic-like isoform X1, with translation MASLLPTTATTLQHNRTICFSPLKLTIPITISFSTNRFKSSSGKCNAVFGNIPKDLLETTFHVDHFSVFQSLLVKFQNVTEDLSDLQRWGFVILAGLTWAYLTARPGVLVGAIDAFLLAPMQLVLDSVFGRRNLKSTDFLIGDKLGEGSFGIVYSGVLVPKNVDVQEWMQKNGRGKVTKLDAKSKDKVILKKVKVGIEGAEEFGDFEEWFNYRLSRAAPETCAKFLGSFVADKANSQFTKGGKWLVWKFEGRRSLADYMADQSFPSNLESTMFGRVLQGVDSSKRNALIIKQIMRQIITSLKKIHDTGIVHRDLKPANLVVTERGQIKLIDFGAATDLRIGKNYVPNRTPLDRDYCPPELYVLPEETTSLPPEPIAAFLSPVMWQLNSPDLFDMYSAGIVLLQIAIPTLRSSAALKNFNLEIRTCGYDLNKWRASTRMRSDFQILDSDSRRGWDLATKLISKRGSQLRGRLSAAAALRHPYFLLGGDQAAAVLSKLSF, from the exons ATGGCTTCTCTGCTTCCTACAACCGCAACAACACTTCAACATAATCGCACCATCTGCTTCTCTCCTCTCAAACTCACCATCCCAATTACCATTTCCTTCTCAACAAACCGTTTCAAGAGTAGCTCTGGAAAGTGCAATGCAGTTTTTGGTAACATTCCCAAAGACTTGTTGGAGACCACTTTTCACGTGGACCACTTTTCTGTCTTCCAATCACTGTTAGTGAAGTTTCAGAATGTAACTGAAGATTTATCAGACTTGCAGAGGTGGGGGTTTGTGATACTTGCAGGGCTGACATGGGCCTATTTAACTGCAAGGCCGGGTGTTCTTGTCGGCGCCATTGATGCATTCCTTTTGGCCCCTATGCAACTGGTTTTGGACAGTGTATTTGGAAGGAGAAATCTCAAGAGTACTGATTTTCTTATTGGAGATAAACTAGGAGAAGGGTCATTTGGTATTGTTTATTCAGGTGTTTTGGTCCCAAAGAATGTGGATGTACAAGAGTGGATGCAAAAAAATGGAAGAGGCAAGGTCACAAAGTTGGATGCCAAATCTAAGGATAAAGTCATTCTTAAAAAG GTAAAGGTTGGAATTGAAGGGGCAGAGGAATTTGGTGATTTTGAGGAGTGGTTCAATTACAGACTCTCTAGAGCAGCTCCTGAAACATGTGCTAAGTTTCTTGGAAGTTTTGTAGCTGACAAAGCCAATTCACAGTTCACAAAAGGTGGAAAATGGCTAGTTTGGAAGTTTGAG GGAAGGCGCTCTCTTGCTGATTACATGGCtgatcaaagcttcccatcaaACTTAGAGTCTACCATGTTTGGACGTGTCTTGCAGGGTGTAGACTCTTCAAAACGAAATGCATTGATCATCAAGCAAATAATGCGACAGATCATTACTTCTCTTAAGAAAATTCACGACACTGGAATTGTTCATAGGGATCTTAAGCCTGCCAACTTGGTAGTTACCGAACGGGGGCAGATTAAACTCATCGATTTTGGTGCTGCAACAGACCTTAGAATTGGAAAGAATTATGTTCCCAATCGTACCCCTTTGGATCGTGACTACTGTCCCCCTGAATTGTATGTTCTACCAGAAGAAACCACGAGTCTTCCACCAGAGCCAATTGCAGCTTTCCTTTCACCAGTCATGTGGCAG TTAAACAGTCCTGATCTGTTTGATATGTATTCTGCTGGGATTGTACTCTTACAAATAGCAATTCCAACCTTAAGGTCTTCAGCTGCTTTGAAGAACTTCAATTTGGAGATAAGAACATGTGGATATGATTTAAACAAATGGAGAGCGTCTACTCGCATGAGGTCTGACTTCCAAATTCTTGATAGTGACTCTAGAAGAGGTTGGGACTTGGCAACAAAGCTTATCTCCAAGAGAGGTTCCCAATTAAGAGGACGTTTATCTGCTGCTGCTGCTTTGAGGCATCCTTATTTCCTTCTGGGTGGGGATCAGGCCGCCGCAGTCCTTTCAAAACTAAGCTTTTAA